One region of uncultured Methanobrevibacter sp. genomic DNA includes:
- a CDS encoding KEOPS complex subunit Pcc1: MKINATLTLKYKTEESASLIYNSLEADNKNYIESRISGKTINYEINSDKLGSFLATVDDLIASEIVAEKIINKTA, encoded by the coding sequence ATGAAAATAAACGCAACATTAACATTAAAATATAAAACTGAGGAATCTGCTTCATTAATATATAATTCATTGGAAGCAGATAATAAGAACTATATTGAAAGCAGAATAAGCGGGAAAACAATTAATTATGAAATAAATAGTGACAAATTAGGAAGTTTTCTTGCAACAGTTGATGATTTAATTGCTTCAGAAATAGTAGCTGAAAAAATTATCAACAAAACCGCTTAG